A genomic region of Micromonospora sp. NBRC 110009 contains the following coding sequences:
- a CDS encoding TetR/AcrR family transcriptional regulator, which yields MSEATGLRERKKAATRLALHEAALRLAAEEGPDRVTVEAIADAANVSRRTFSNYFSSKEEALFHGDTLRLRRLLDLLHDRPADEPPWTALRQAALHLATEGYDDSAMTWLTRRRRLHGHPGLLAHQVAAYTAIERELAGELAARLTGPDATLRSRILAATFLATLRVAVQHWIEHPDRPLVDTLRTALTTAAPAPATTG from the coding sequence ATGTCAGAGGCGACCGGGCTGCGGGAGCGCAAAAAGGCGGCCACCCGGCTCGCCCTGCACGAGGCGGCCCTGCGCCTCGCCGCCGAGGAGGGCCCGGACCGGGTCACCGTCGAGGCCATCGCCGACGCCGCCAACGTCTCCCGCCGGACCTTCTCCAACTACTTCTCCAGCAAGGAGGAGGCCCTCTTCCACGGCGACACCCTGCGGCTGCGCCGGCTGCTCGACCTGCTCCACGACCGGCCAGCCGACGAACCGCCGTGGACCGCGCTCCGCCAGGCCGCCCTGCACCTGGCCACCGAGGGGTACGACGACAGCGCGATGACGTGGCTGACCCGCCGCCGCCGGCTGCACGGTCACCCGGGGCTGCTCGCGCACCAGGTCGCCGCGTACACCGCGATCGAGCGGGAACTGGCCGGCGAACTGGCCGCCCGCCTCACCGGGCCGGATGCGACGCTGCGCTCCCGGATCCTGGCCGCGACCTTCCTGGCCACCCTGCGGGTCGCCGTCCAGCACTGGATCGAACACCCCGACCGCCCGCTGGTCGACACCCTCCGGACCGCGCTCACCACGGCCGCTCCGGCACCGGCCACGACCGGCTGA
- a CDS encoding MarR family winged helix-turn-helix transcriptional regulator: MNPATRELGMRLYDLLTGVRLLKQHRAHHRPAVPPGLVGMLRHIDRCATGCQARELADRTRLDPSTVSRAVAALVADGLVERHADPSDRRASRLTLSEAGRTALTDTQDWYGQVLARALADWTPGEVAALSAALGRFTRDLEVALARHDNLEDAR; this comes from the coding sequence GTGAACCCCGCCACCCGCGAACTCGGCATGCGGCTGTACGACCTGCTGACCGGCGTGCGGCTGCTCAAGCAGCATCGGGCGCACCACCGGCCGGCCGTCCCACCCGGGCTGGTCGGCATGCTCCGGCACATCGACCGCTGTGCCACCGGGTGCCAGGCCCGGGAACTGGCCGACCGCACCCGGCTCGACCCGTCCACGGTCAGCCGGGCCGTCGCCGCCCTCGTGGCGGACGGTCTGGTGGAAAGGCACGCCGACCCGTCCGACCGACGGGCCAGCCGCCTCACCCTCAGCGAGGCGGGCCGGACCGCCCTGACCGACACCCAGGACTGGTACGGCCAGGTGCTCGCCCGAGCGCTCGCCGACTGGACCCCCGGCGAGGTGGCGGCGCTGTCCGCCGCGCTCGGCCGGTTCACCCGCGACCTCGAGGTCGCCCTCGCACGCCACGACAACCTGGAGGACGCGCGATGA
- a CDS encoding MDR family MFS transporter: MSAPTVPADAAPMSRRRTLEALSGLLLVLFVAMLSGTVVSTALPKIIGALNGSQTQYTWVVTATLLTATATTPIWGKLADLFNKKILIQAAIVVFLAGSVVAGFAQNAGQLIAARAFQGIGVGGLQALVQVAIAAMIPPRERGRYNGYLGGVMALATVGGPLLGGLIVDTSWLGWRWCFFVGVPVAVVALILLQFTLNLPTVRRANVKIDYLGATLIAAGVSLLLIWISFVDASFAWLSWQTAAMVGGSVLLLALAVRVESRAAEPVVPLGIVRERTTALAILGSLAVGMAMFGGAVFLGQYFQIGRGYSPTEAGLLTIPMMAGVLLSSIVAGRLITASGKIKPYIVAGSIILVAGFALLGTIDHETSLVLVGAAMFVVGVGVGMTMQNLVLAVQNTVALKDIGAASSTVAFFRSLGGTIGVSVLGAVLARRVTDRITHDLAAAGFPTSGGGGGSSLNLTALPAPVQQIVRAAYGDATGHIFLISAAIAVVGIIAALLLKPVTLRSSLDLPDTGRSVAVAADAVDGAPPFDEVTVEPVAKDPVRR; the protein is encoded by the coding sequence ATGAGCGCACCCACCGTACCGGCCGACGCCGCGCCGATGAGCCGGCGCCGGACCCTGGAAGCACTCAGCGGCCTGCTGCTGGTGCTCTTCGTCGCGATGCTCAGCGGCACGGTCGTCTCGACCGCCCTGCCGAAGATCATCGGGGCGCTGAACGGCTCGCAGACCCAGTACACCTGGGTGGTCACCGCCACCCTGCTCACCGCGACGGCGACCACCCCGATCTGGGGCAAGCTGGCCGACCTGTTCAACAAGAAGATCCTGATCCAGGCCGCCATCGTGGTCTTCCTGGCCGGCTCGGTGGTCGCCGGCTTCGCCCAGAACGCCGGCCAGCTCATCGCCGCCCGTGCCTTCCAGGGCATCGGCGTCGGCGGCCTGCAGGCGCTCGTCCAGGTCGCCATCGCGGCGATGATCCCGCCGCGGGAGCGCGGCCGCTACAACGGCTACCTCGGCGGCGTGATGGCCCTGGCCACGGTCGGCGGCCCACTGCTCGGCGGCCTCATCGTCGACACCTCGTGGCTCGGTTGGCGCTGGTGCTTCTTCGTCGGCGTACCGGTCGCCGTCGTCGCGCTGATCCTGCTGCAGTTCACCCTGAACCTGCCCACCGTGCGCCGGGCGAACGTCAAGATCGACTACCTGGGCGCCACCCTCATCGCGGCCGGCGTCAGCCTGCTGCTGATCTGGATCTCCTTCGTCGACGCCTCCTTCGCCTGGCTCTCCTGGCAGACCGCCGCGATGGTCGGCGGCTCAGTGCTCCTGCTCGCCCTGGCGGTCCGGGTCGAGTCCCGGGCGGCCGAGCCGGTCGTCCCGCTGGGCATCGTCCGCGAGCGCACCACCGCCCTGGCCATCCTCGGCAGCCTCGCGGTCGGCATGGCCATGTTCGGCGGTGCCGTCTTCCTCGGCCAGTACTTCCAGATCGGCCGCGGCTACAGCCCCACCGAGGCGGGCCTGCTCACCATCCCGATGATGGCCGGCGTCCTGCTCTCGTCGATCGTCGCCGGTCGCCTGATCACCGCCAGCGGAAAGATCAAGCCGTACATCGTCGCCGGGTCGATCATCCTGGTCGCCGGGTTCGCCCTGCTCGGCACCATCGACCACGAGACGTCGCTGGTCCTGGTCGGCGCGGCCATGTTCGTCGTCGGTGTCGGCGTCGGCATGACCATGCAGAACCTCGTGCTCGCGGTGCAGAACACCGTCGCGCTCAAGGACATCGGCGCGGCCAGCTCCACCGTCGCGTTCTTCCGCTCCCTCGGCGGCACCATCGGGGTGTCCGTGCTCGGCGCCGTCCTGGCCCGCCGGGTCACCGACCGGATCACCCACGACCTCGCCGCCGCCGGGTTCCCCACCTCCGGTGGGGGAGGCGGCAGCAGCTTGAACCTGACCGCCCTGCCGGCGCCGGTGCAGCAGATCGTCCGCGCCGCGTACGGCGACGCCACCGGGCACATCTTCCTCATCTCGGCGGCCATCGCGGTGGTCGGCATCATCGCCGCGCTGCTGCTCAAGCCGGTCACGCTGCGGTCCAGCCTCGACCTGCCCGACACCGGGCGGTCGGTCGCCGTCGCGGCCGACGCGGTGGACGGGGCGCCGCCCTTCGACGAGGTCACCGTCGAGCCCGTGGCGAAGGATCCGGTACGCCGCTGA
- a CDS encoding phosphatase PAP2 family protein: MDTTEAGSGRAAAERWRSGPVRRAARELALVAALFLAYKAGRVAAAGRTSTALTNGERVWRLERLLHLPDEALLQHPLLAHDLLIRLANCYYAWVHFPATALCLVWLYARHPAHYRWIRRALAALTAAALALHVLVPLAPPRMTGLTGLVDTGSRYGPAVYGSPEADTLSNQYAAMPSLHVGWALAVAVALVAVTPGRLRWLWLAHPLVTLLVVVVTGNHYWLDGIVATVLLAVILSLLPRPDRRPPVVPAARRTRPHLVATRRHGDVRRPRPRRPPSRAGSMDGGRR; this comes from the coding sequence GTGGACACGACGGAGGCCGGGTCCGGCCGGGCGGCCGCCGAGCGGTGGCGGTCCGGGCCGGTACGCCGGGCGGCCCGGGAACTGGCGCTCGTCGCGGCGCTGTTCCTCGCCTACAAGGCGGGTCGGGTCGCCGCGGCCGGCCGGACATCCACCGCGCTGACCAACGGGGAGCGGGTGTGGCGGCTGGAGCGCCTGCTCCACCTGCCCGACGAAGCCCTCCTCCAGCACCCGCTGCTCGCCCACGACCTGCTGATCCGGCTGGCCAACTGCTACTACGCCTGGGTGCACTTCCCGGCCACGGCCCTCTGCCTGGTCTGGCTCTACGCCCGCCACCCGGCGCACTACCGCTGGATCCGCCGCGCCCTCGCCGCGCTCACCGCGGCCGCGCTGGCCCTGCACGTTCTCGTCCCGCTCGCCCCGCCGCGGATGACCGGGCTGACCGGCCTGGTCGACACCGGCAGCCGGTACGGGCCCGCCGTCTACGGTTCACCCGAGGCCGACACCCTGAGCAACCAGTACGCCGCCATGCCGTCCCTGCACGTCGGCTGGGCCCTGGCCGTCGCCGTCGCGCTCGTGGCCGTCACCCCCGGGCGGCTGCGCTGGCTCTGGCTGGCGCACCCCCTCGTCACCCTGCTGGTGGTCGTCGTCACCGGTAACCACTACTGGCTCGACGGCATCGTCGCCACCGTCCTCCTCGCGGTGATCCTGTCGCTCCTGCCCCGGCCGGACCGCCGCCCGCCGGTCGTGCCGGCGGCCCGACGCACCCGCCCGCACCTGGTGGCGACCCGGCGCCACGGCGATGTCCGGCGCCCGCGTCCCCGCCGCCCACCGAGCCGGGCGGGCTCGATGGACGGCGGTCGACGGTAG
- a CDS encoding lytic polysaccharide monooxygenase, with product MRRRLTLPLLTTGAVGATLAVAAPAQAHGYVSAPPSRQALCAQNRVPDCGQIKYEPQSVEGPKGLRSCHAGIAQFAVLNDDSRNWPATAVGSTVTFTWVNTARHATANWEYWIGNTRVAAFDGGGRQPEATVSHTVNLSGYPGRQKLIAIWNIADTANAFYSCVDLQIGSGGGGPTPSPTPTPSPTAPSPTPSPTTSPAPGGTWTAGRAYQVGDLVTYNGVTYRCRQAHTAIAGWEPPNVPALWLPL from the coding sequence ATGCGTCGAAGACTCACCCTGCCGCTGCTCACCACAGGCGCCGTCGGCGCCACCCTGGCCGTCGCCGCGCCCGCCCAGGCCCACGGCTACGTCTCCGCACCGCCCAGCCGGCAGGCGCTCTGCGCCCAGAACCGGGTCCCGGACTGCGGCCAGATCAAGTACGAGCCGCAGAGCGTCGAGGGCCCGAAGGGTCTGCGCAGCTGCCACGCCGGCATCGCCCAGTTCGCCGTGCTCAACGACGACAGCCGGAACTGGCCCGCCACGGCGGTCGGCAGCACGGTGACCTTCACCTGGGTCAACACCGCCCGGCACGCCACCGCCAACTGGGAGTACTGGATCGGGAACACCCGGGTGGCCGCCTTCGACGGCGGCGGCCGCCAGCCCGAGGCGACCGTGTCGCACACCGTCAACCTGAGCGGATACCCGGGGCGGCAGAAGCTCATCGCCATCTGGAACATCGCCGACACGGCCAACGCCTTCTACTCCTGCGTGGACCTGCAGATCGGGTCGGGCGGCGGCGGTCCGACGCCCAGCCCCACTCCGACGCCGTCCCCGACCGCTCCGTCGCCGACGCCCAGCCCGACCACCTCGCCCGCGCCGGGCGGCACCTGGACCGCCGGTCGGGCGTACCAGGTCGGTGACCTGGTCACCTACAACGGCGTGACGTACCGCTGCCGCCAGGCGCACACCGCGATCGCCGGCTGGGAACCGCCCAACGTGCCCGCGCTGTGGCTCCCGCTCTGA
- a CDS encoding DUF305 domain-containing protein, with translation MPDRSAGLRRVLTAALLAVLLPAAGCAHEPAPPHSAAIPSAAAAATSGIDVLFLTMMVAHTEQTLQIVRLGLDRATDPRIRTLIAAVEVTETDELATMRGWLREAGPSAAAAAARHDHTAHNDAVAGLARLRAARPGAVDEVLLDVLGRHQRTASDLARAQVRAGTSERVRELARRIERSRGAEVELMATFRTRP, from the coding sequence GTGCCCGATCGGAGTGCCGGCCTGCGTCGCGTTCTCACCGCCGCCCTGCTGGCGGTCCTGCTGCCCGCCGCCGGCTGCGCCCACGAACCGGCGCCGCCGCACTCCGCGGCGATCCCGTCCGCGGCGGCCGCCGCGACCAGCGGCATCGACGTGCTGTTCCTGACCATGATGGTGGCGCACACCGAGCAGACCCTGCAGATCGTCCGGCTCGGGCTCGACCGGGCGACGGACCCCCGGATCCGTACCCTGATCGCCGCCGTCGAGGTCACCGAGACCGACGAACTGGCCACCATGCGCGGCTGGCTGCGCGAGGCCGGCCCGTCCGCGGCGGCCGCCGCCGCCCGGCACGACCACACCGCCCACAACGACGCCGTGGCCGGGCTCGCCCGGCTGCGTGCCGCCCGGCCCGGCGCGGTCGACGAGGTGCTGCTCGACGTGCTCGGCAGGCACCAGCGGACGGCATCCGACCTGGCGCGGGCCCAGGTCCGCGCCGGCACCAGCGAGCGGGTCCGCGAGCTCGCCCGGCGCATCGAGCGGTCCCGCGGCGCCGAGGTCGAGCTGATGGCCACCTTCCGCACCCGGCCGTGA
- a CDS encoding anthrone oxygenase family protein has protein sequence MNALRTAVLLLATVTTGLMAGLFAGFAYAVMPGLSRVDDRSFVTGMRAINAVILNGWFALCFGGALLCTLAAVLLHLPADRRTPLPWLVAALVLYGLVLAVTAAVNVPLNDRLAAGGPGADPGELRASFESTWVRWNVVRAVLNTAALGCLGGALLVARSVGG, from the coding sequence GTGAACGCGCTGCGCACGGCCGTGCTGCTGCTGGCGACGGTGACCACGGGCCTGATGGCGGGGCTGTTCGCCGGCTTCGCGTACGCGGTGATGCCGGGACTGTCCCGGGTGGACGACCGGTCCTTCGTGACCGGCATGCGCGCCATCAACGCGGTCATCCTGAACGGCTGGTTCGCGCTCTGCTTCGGCGGCGCCCTGCTCTGCACGCTGGCGGCCGTGCTGCTGCACCTGCCCGCCGACCGGCGGACCCCGCTGCCCTGGCTGGTCGCCGCCCTGGTGCTCTACGGCCTCGTGCTGGCGGTGACGGCCGCGGTGAACGTGCCGCTCAACGACCGTCTCGCGGCGGGCGGCCCGGGGGCGGATCCGGGCGAGCTGCGGGCGAGCTTCGAGAGCACCTGGGTGCGCTGGAACGTGGTCCGGGCCGTGCTGAATACGGCAGCGCTCGGCTGCCTCGGTGGGGCGCTGCTGGTCGCCCGGTCCGTGGGCGGCTGA
- a CDS encoding AraC family transcriptional regulator yields MDVLADVLRGLRARDAFLLRTVMDPPWSIRVCDAAPLSVTTVVRGTAWVVPDAGEPVPLHPGDVAVLRGPDPYTMADHPDTPPQVVIHPGQRCTTLGGQDLNDSLALGLRTWGTRADAAAALLTGTYASSGAVGAGLLAALPPLLVLPAADAELPVVALLAAELHRPEPGREAVLDRLLDLLVIAVLRTWFGGPGARPPGWYRAYADPVVGAAVRLIQGDPAHCWTVAGLAAATGVSRAAFARRFTELVGEPPMAFVTGWRLAVAADLLRDTELTLTAVARRVGYGSPFALSAAFKRQHGVSPRDYRATA; encoded by the coding sequence ATGGACGTCCTCGCCGACGTGCTCCGGGGGCTGCGGGCCCGGGACGCCTTCCTGCTGCGTACCGTGATGGACCCGCCATGGTCGATCCGGGTCTGCGACGCCGCCCCGCTCAGCGTCACCACGGTGGTCCGGGGCACCGCCTGGGTGGTGCCGGACGCCGGCGAGCCGGTGCCGCTGCACCCCGGGGACGTCGCCGTGCTGCGCGGGCCCGACCCGTACACCATGGCCGACCACCCGGACACGCCGCCGCAGGTGGTGATCCACCCGGGCCAGCGCTGCACCACCCTCGGCGGGCAGGACCTCAACGATTCGCTGGCTCTCGGGCTGCGCACCTGGGGCACCCGGGCGGACGCCGCGGCGGCCCTGCTCACCGGCACGTACGCCAGCAGTGGCGCGGTGGGCGCCGGTCTGCTCGCGGCCCTGCCGCCCCTGCTGGTGCTCCCCGCCGCCGACGCCGAGCTGCCGGTCGTCGCGCTGCTCGCGGCGGAGCTGCACCGCCCGGAGCCCGGGCGGGAGGCGGTGCTGGACCGGCTGCTCGACCTGCTGGTCATCGCGGTGCTGCGTACCTGGTTCGGCGGCCCCGGCGCGCGGCCGCCCGGCTGGTACCGCGCCTACGCCGACCCGGTGGTCGGCGCCGCGGTGCGGCTGATCCAGGGTGATCCCGCCCACTGCTGGACGGTGGCCGGGCTCGCCGCCGCGACCGGCGTCTCCCGGGCCGCCTTCGCCCGCCGCTTCACCGAACTGGTCGGTGAGCCGCCGATGGCCTTCGTCACCGGCTGGCGCCTCGCGGTCGCCGCTGACCTGCTGCGGGACACCGAGTTGACCCTCACGGCGGTGGCCCGCCGGGTCGGCTACGGCAGCCCGTTCGCGCTCAGCGCCGCCTTCAAGCGCCAGCATGGCGTCAGCCCGCGCGACTACCGGGCGACCGCCTGA